Proteins from a single region of Coregonus clupeaformis isolate EN_2021a chromosome 35, ASM2061545v1, whole genome shotgun sequence:
- the LOC121569477 gene encoding syntaxin-1B, whose translation MKDRTQELRSAKDSDDDEEVVQVDRDHFMDEFFEQVEEIRVCIDKLSEDVEQVKKQHSAILAAPNPDEKTKQELEDLTADIKKTANKVRSKLKAIEQSIEQEEGLNRSSADLRIRKTQHSTLSRKFVEVMTEYNTTQSKYRDRCKDRIQRQLEITGRTTTNEELEDMLESGKLAIFTDDIKMDSQIDKQALNEIETRHTEIIKLENSIRELHDMFVDMAMLVESQGEMIDRIEYNVEHSVDFVERAVSDTKKAVKYQSQARKKKLMIIVCCTILGVVLASTIGGYLGF comes from the exons GCTAAGGacagtgatgatgatgaagaaGTTGTCCAGGTTGACCGGGATCACTTCATGGATGAGTTCTTCGAACAG GTGGAAGAGATCCGAGTCTGTATAGATAAGCTGTCAGAAGATGTGGAGCAGGTCAAGAAGCAGCATAGCGCCATCTTGGCAGCGCCCAACCCTGACGAAA AGACCAAGCAGGAGTTGGAGGACCTCACAGCTGACATCAAGAAGACAGCCAATAAAGTTCGCTCAAAATTAAAAG CAATCGAGCAGAGCATCGAGCAGGAGGAGGGGCTGAACAGATCATCTGCAGACCTGCGAATTCGTAAGACACAG CACTCAACGCTGTCACGCAAGTTTGTAGAGGTGATGACCGAGTACAACACCACGCAGTCCAAATACAGGGACCGCTGCAAGGACCGTATCCAGAGACAGCTGGAGATCA CTGGGAGAACAACCACCAACGAGGAGCTGGAGGATATGCTGGAGAGTGGCAAGCTTGCCATTTTCACCGATGAT ATCAAGATGGACTCTCAGATAGACAAGCAGGCCCTGAATGAGATTGAGACCCGACACACCGAGATCATCAAGCTGGAGAATAGTATCCGTGAGCTGCACGACATGTTCGTAGACATGGCCATGCTGGTCGAGAGCCAG GGAGAGATGATTGACAGAATTGAGTACAACGTGGAGCACTCCGTGGACTTTGTGGAGCGGGCTGTGTCTGACACCAAGAAGGCTGTCAAATACCAGAGCCAGGCTCGCAAG AAGAAGCTCATGATCATTGTCTGCTGTACTATATTGGGAGTCGTCTTGGCGTCCACTATCGGCGGATACCTGGGCTTTTAA